A part of Primulina eburnea isolate SZY01 chromosome 10, ASM2296580v1, whole genome shotgun sequence genomic DNA contains:
- the LOC140803786 gene encoding glucan endo-1,3-beta-glucosidase 5-like, producing the protein MKKPWSLVFILGLGMISCADAFIGINWGRFSSQTMIPSMVVDLLLQNDLRDVRIFQQSNNVLEAFYNSGIRATTGLSNNVIDNYLNMSTVQWWIEEKILKFEKVMEFRYVTIGNDPFSMTFSSKIYVNAVQVVKNMQEGFKINNRPHMKATMPHYTDVLTVTNTSKPSEVDFQPYIKEKMLEYVSFLKDHDAPFMLSMFPIHFVNNNSVDLEFAFVENNSSHYIKDINVTYHNAFELLYDSLHWALYKAGAGNVKIVIAAIGWPTDGYPGASVQNAERFFGSFLPYIASGQGTPMRPNENIDVFINSLSDENKIRVEAGTFQRHWGIYKFNGEPKFRIDFSGKGKHTYPSVAKGVIHMPNRWCVFNKNLDDPRLVDNMKKMACNFSDCSSLEEGGSCHNLSYEDKVSYAFNGYFQTKGQAADSSHEECDMSGLGTVVSENPSTETCEFPVEILSAEYAVEGATFGADNGGERVHGWWVSAYVVLLAISIIWNLD; encoded by the exons ATGAAGAAGCCATGGAGCTTAGTCTTTATATTGGGGCTGGGCATGATTTCATGCGCAGATGCATTTATAGGAATAAACTGGGGAAGATTTAGCTCCCAAACAATGATCCCTTCCATGGTCGTGGATTTGCTGTTGCAGAATGATCTTAGAGATGTCAGAATTTTTCAGCAATCAAACAACGTTTTGGAGGCTTTTTATAACAGTGGAATCAGAGCTACGACCGGTCTCTCTAATAACGTGATAGATAATTATCTAAACATGTCAACAGTGCAATGGTGGATAGAAGAAAAGATACTCAAGTTCGAAAAAGTGATGGAATTTCG GTATGTCACCATCGGAAATGATCCCTTTTCTATGACATTCAGCAGCAAAATTTACGTCAACGCTGTACAAGTTGTGAAGAATATGCAAGAAGGGTTTAAGATCAACAACAGACCACATATGAAAGCAACAATGCCACATTACACAGACGTCCTCACTGTCACAAATACTTCGAAGCCATCCGAAGTCGATTTCCAGCCCTATATCAAAGAGAAAATGCTAGAATATGTAAGTTTCCTTAAGGATCATGATGCCCCTTTCATGCTTTCCATGTTCCCGATTCACTTCGTGAACAATAACAGCGTGGATTTGGAATTCGCATTTGTGGAGAACAATTCGAGTCACTACATAAAAGACATAAACGTGACCTACCATAATGCATTCGAATTATTATACGATTCATTGCATTGGGCTTTGTACAAAGCCGGCGCGGGAAACGTGAAAATCGTAATTGCAGCCATCGGTTGGCCTACGGATGGTTACCCAGGAGCCAGCGTCCAAAATGCGGAACGTTTTTTCGGAAGCTTTCTCCCTTACATCGCCAGTGGACAAGGGACCCCCATGAGACCCAACGAGAATATCGACGTGTTCATAAACAGCCTGTCTGACGAAAACAAGATACGTGTCGAAGCGGGTACGTTCCAGCGTCACTGGGGAATCTATAAATTCAACGGGGAGCCCAAATTCAGGATCGATTTCTCTGGAAAGGGAAAGCATACCTATCCCAGCGTTGCTAAAGGAGTGATACACATGCCGAACCGATGGTGTGTCTTCAATAAGAACCTTGATGACCCTAGGTTAGTGGACAATATGAAGAaaatggcatgcaacttttcggATTGCTCGAGTTTGGAGGAGGGGGGATCGTGCCACAATTTATCTTATGAGGACAAGGTTTCTTACGCGTTCAACGGCTACTTTCAGACAAAGGGGCAGGCAGCTGACTCGTCGCATGAAGAATGCGACATGAGTGGGTTGGGGACGGTGGTGTCAGAAAATCCATCGACGGAGACATGCGAGTTTCCGGTGGAGATTTTGTCGGCAGAATATGCCGTTGAAGGAGCAACATTTGGAGCCGATAACGGCGGAGAGAGAGTACATGGGTGGTGGGTATCTGCATATGTCGTGCTTTTAGCTATCAGTATCATATGGAACCTTGATTAG